In the genome of Blastopirellula retiformator, the window CGTACCAGTGGTTGTAGAGCGCGTCGGCGAGATGGCCGTTGACCCATTTCGCGCCCCGCTGTCCCGACCAGGCGGGCGCCGAACTGGGCGTGCAAGCCGATTCGGTCGTTTGCGTGTTGGTGTCGAGCTGGATGACTCGATGCCGATAGTCGTTGTTGGATGGAGCGGAGTCGTTTCCGTCTCCCAGCAAGTGCTCGCTAAACACGACCGTGTTGCTGGTGCCGTCGGTGACGTCGCGGAAGCCGGTCTTAGACAGTGAGAAGATCACGCCGTCGGAATTGGCGTTGGCGCCGTCGTCCGAAGCGTCGCTAATGTTGTTGACGCCCGATCCGAGCGACATGGGGTAGCTGATGCCTCCGTAAACGCTGCCTGGAACTTCGTCCCGGTCACTGGGGCAAAGTAGCAACGAAAGACGAGTTTGGGCCGCCGTATCGTTCTCGCCGACCAGCGTCGCGTCGTACGACCCGGCGAAGGCGTTCATCGGCGGTACTTCGTAATGCAGCAGGTCGCCCAGGTTTCCTTGGTCGACATAGGGGAGCAACAGCGATTGCGGCGACCAGACGAACGGATAGCCGAGTCCGCCGGGCGGGAACGAGCCATGCGTGTCATGGTAGTTGTGCAGCGCTAGGCCAAGCTGCTTCAGGTTATTGGTGCACGACATCCGGCGTGCCGCTTCGCGGGCCTGTTGCACAGCCGGCAATAGCAGGGCGATCAAAACGCCGATGATGGCGATCACCACCAGCAGTTCGACCAAGGTAAAAGCGTGACGTAGTTTCATGGTTATGGAAATTGGGTGTGTGGGTTGCGATTTGTGAGATCGCGCGTGCGCACCAGTTAGCGCAAGCGCATACGGCGATTCTGTGAGAGGGCGAATCGGTTGCAGACAACCAATCGCTATCTAAGCCGCAATCGCATCCGGCGGCGGGCTGGCCGGCGTCAAGACAAGCGACGTCGGCGTCGTTTCGCCGGTGGTTAGAAAGCCGCAGAACTCCAGTCGGGGGCTCCAAGAGGGAGCGACCGGTTCTACGACCGAACTTGAGAAAATTGCAAACAGCTCCGGCAAGCCGCCGCAGCGTGAGATCGTGAAGAAGGGGCCTTTGTAGGGCGCCGAGTTGGTCGGCGAAGCACTCGTCTCAGGCGACGAGCAGCAGTTGTCGGACTTCTTGGCGCAACAACTCTTGGTCTTGGCGGCACAGCACGACGCCACCTGCTTGGCGGCGCAGCAACTTGGCTTCGCAGCTTGCACGATCGCCGCTTCGGCCATCAGCTTGGCGACAATATTGTCAGGCGGGGTGACGCCGTTCGTTTCGGCCCAGGCCAAACGCTCCTCAGGCG includes:
- a CDS encoding DUF1559 domain-containing protein, which produces MKLRHAFTLVELLVVIAIIGVLIALLLPAVQQAREAARRMSCTNNLKQLGLALHNYHDTHGSFPPGGLGYPFVWSPQSLLLPYVDQGNLGDLLHYEVPPMNAFAGSYDATLVGENDTAAQTRLSLLLCPSDRDEVPGSVYGGISYPMSLGSGVNNISDASDDGANANSDGVIFSLSKTGFRDVTDGTSNTVVFSEHLLGDGNDSAPSNNDYRHRVIQLDTNTQTTESACTPSSAPAWSGQRGAKWVNGHLADALYNHWYGPNSSSPDCHNGYHNFAITSARSQHPGGVQAARVDGSVRFVGETVDIVIWRALATRGGGEVIGEY